One window from the genome of Chroococcidiopsis sp. TS-821 encodes:
- a CDS encoding SDR family oxidoreductase, which yields MATTVLITGASQGIGKATALLFARKGYDLVLAARQPEPLQAVAEEIRSLGRQAIAIPTDVRDPEQVKSLASKALDHYGTINVLVNNAGIYISGPVEEFSLEDWHQTLDTNLWGYIHTIHALLPHFLAQGTGTIINISSIGGKVPLPYLVPYTTSKYAITGLTEALHSELKPKGIHVGGIYPSIIKSNFVERAILRGKDRQDAQARLDQLNQLLSTPIIEKPEDVAKAVWEAVKHQREEVLVGSANISKAAYGLFPGLMQLVFRRGLKQQKD from the coding sequence ATGGCGACTACAGTTTTAATTACGGGTGCTTCGCAAGGTATTGGCAAGGCGACGGCGCTATTATTTGCGCGTAAAGGATACGATTTAGTCCTAGCCGCGAGACAGCCAGAACCATTACAAGCCGTAGCTGAAGAAATTCGCAGTCTTGGTCGCCAGGCGATCGCCATTCCGACAGACGTCCGCGATCCAGAGCAAGTTAAATCCTTAGCAAGTAAAGCATTAGACCATTACGGTACAATTAACGTACTCGTTAACAATGCAGGCATTTACATTTCCGGTCCTGTAGAAGAGTTCTCATTAGAAGATTGGCATCAAACGCTCGATACTAACCTGTGGGGATATATTCATACAATTCATGCATTACTACCGCATTTTCTTGCCCAAGGAACTGGCACAATTATTAATATAAGTTCGATTGGTGGTAAAGTTCCCCTTCCCTACCTTGTACCATACACAACAAGTAAGTATGCAATTACAGGTTTAACCGAAGCGCTGCATTCGGAACTCAAGCCAAAGGGAATTCATGTTGGTGGAATTTATCCGAGTATTATCAAAAGCAATTTTGTAGAACGTGCTATTCTTCGCGGTAAAGATCGACAAGACGCACAAGCACGCCTCGATCAGCTTAACCAACTTCTCAGTACCCCTATTATTGAAAAACCCGAAGATGTTGCTAAAGCTGTTTGGGAAGCTGTGAAGCACCAGCGCGAAGAAGTGTTAGTGGGTTCTGCAAATATTTCCAAAGCTGCTTACGGGCTATTTCCTGGATTAATGCAGTTAGTCTTTCGCAGAGGGTTGAAGCAGCAAAAAGACTAG
- the thiD gene encoding bifunctional hydroxymethylpyrimidine kinase/phosphomethylpyrimidine kinase, with the protein MTKSKIPVALTIAGSDSGGGAGIQADLRTFAFHCVHGTSAITCITAQNTLGVTRVDALPADAVIAQIQAVVEDIGIQAAKTGMLLNQEIITAVTQQVKELEIQNLVVDPVMVSRTGAQLIDDAAVASLRDLISLATIVTPNKYEAQLLSGLEIHTIDDMRAAAGQIYRLGAKAVLVKGGGMTGSLRGVDVWFDGQRWETLTTMQVDTNNTHGTGCTLAAAIAAHLALGSDTLSAVRRAKEYVTAALQYALDIGGGSGPVGHFFPLLAMDS; encoded by the coding sequence GTGACAAAATCAAAGATCCCTGTTGCTTTAACAATTGCTGGTTCCGATAGTGGTGGTGGTGCAGGAATTCAAGCAGATTTACGCACGTTTGCTTTTCATTGCGTTCATGGTACGAGTGCGATTACTTGCATAACGGCACAAAATACATTAGGAGTGACGCGTGTTGACGCGCTACCAGCCGACGCTGTGATTGCACAGATACAAGCAGTTGTTGAAGATATTGGAATTCAAGCTGCAAAAACAGGAATGTTGTTAAATCAAGAGATTATCACAGCAGTTACCCAGCAAGTAAAAGAGTTAGAAATTCAGAATTTGGTTGTCGATCCCGTGATGGTATCGCGTACAGGCGCGCAGTTAATTGACGATGCGGCGGTTGCGAGTTTGCGAGATTTAATTTCGTTAGCAACGATTGTCACTCCGAATAAGTACGAAGCGCAGTTGTTAAGCGGTTTAGAAATTCATACCATCGATGACATGCGCGCAGCGGCGGGGCAAATTTATCGCCTCGGTGCAAAAGCAGTTTTAGTTAAAGGCGGCGGAATGACAGGTAGTCTGCGTGGCGTGGATGTGTGGTTTGACGGACAGCGCTGGGAAACTTTAACAACGATGCAGGTAGACACAAATAATACGCATGGTACGGGTTGTACTTTAGCTGCTGCGATCGCGGCTCATCTGGCGCTGGGAAGTGATACCTTGAGTGCTGTCCGCCGTGCGAAAGAGTATGTGACTGCGGCGCTGCAATACGCGTTAGATATTGGTGGCGGATCTGGACCTGTAGGACACTTTTTTCCGTTGTTAGCAATGGATAGCTAA
- the crtW gene encoding beta-carotene ketolase CrtW → MKNTSLDKMSQSITKLPNKLQQKNQSINTYQCLLVAILVISSWAGSLAYLLTIDISNMPSIIFIPAILFQTFLYTGLFITAHDAMHGVVFPENIKVNNFIGSLAVVLYALFSYKKLLKAHWQHHQNPASELDPDFHNGQETNFLSWYFHFMKKYWSWWRILGLVVIFYLASCVLHLPEKNLTLFWVVPSILSSVQLFYFGTFLPHREPVGGYTNIHKAQSNPLPVFWSFITCYHFGYHREHHEYPNVPWWKLPEVYKKAKV, encoded by the coding sequence ATGAAAAATACTAGTCTTGATAAGATGAGTCAATCTATTACTAAACTGCCAAATAAATTACAGCAAAAAAATCAGAGTATAAACACATATCAATGTCTCTTAGTTGCTATCTTAGTCATTTCCTCTTGGGCTGGAAGCTTGGCTTATCTCCTTACTATAGATATTTCAAATATGCCCAGTATTATATTTATACCTGCGATACTTTTTCAAACATTCTTGTATACAGGTCTTTTTATTACGGCTCATGATGCTATGCATGGAGTTGTTTTTCCTGAGAATATTAAAGTGAATAACTTCATCGGCTCATTAGCCGTAGTACTATACGCGCTTTTTTCTTATAAAAAACTTCTCAAAGCGCACTGGCAACATCACCAAAATCCAGCTAGCGAACTAGATCCAGATTTTCATAATGGTCAAGAAACGAACTTTTTGAGTTGGTATTTTCACTTTATGAAAAAATACTGGAGTTGGTGGAGGATATTGGGGTTAGTTGTTATATTTTATCTAGCAAGTTGTGTACTGCATTTGCCCGAAAAAAATTTAACTTTGTTTTGGGTAGTTCCTTCTATTTTGAGTTCCGTGCAGCTATTTTATTTTGGAACCTTCTTGCCACATCGAGAGCCAGTAGGCGGATATACAAATATTCATAAAGCCCAAAGTAATCCGCTACCTGTTTTTTGGTCATTCATTACTTGCTATCATTTTGGTTATCATCGAGAACATCACGAATATCCAAATGTTCCTTGGTGGAAATTGCCAGAGGTATACAAAAAAGCTAAGGTTTAA
- a CDS encoding P-II family nitrogen regulator — MKKVEAIIRPFKLDEVKIALVNAGIVGMTVSEVRGFGRQKGQTERYRGSEYTVEFLQKLKVEIVVEDSQVDMVVDKVIAAARTGEIGDGKIFISPVEQVVRIRTGEKNLEAV, encoded by the coding sequence TTGAAAAAAGTTGAAGCAATTATCCGTCCTTTCAAACTCGATGAAGTCAAAATCGCGCTCGTCAACGCTGGTATTGTTGGCATGACAGTTTCTGAAGTTCGCGGCTTTGGACGGCAAAAAGGTCAAACAGAACGTTATCGTGGTTCAGAATACACGGTAGAGTTTTTGCAAAAACTCAAAGTTGAAATCGTTGTTGAGGATAGTCAAGTCGATATGGTGGTAGATAAAGTAATCGCTGCCGCCCGTACAGGGGAAATTGGAGATGGTAAAATCTTTATCTCACCAGTAGAGCAAGTAGTTCGGATTCGAACAGGAGAAAAGAATCTAGAAGCAGTGTAA
- a CDS encoding helix-turn-helix transcriptional regulator, protein MSSTNTANSVLKNSTQDEALKCHPPHPVDVDSVHCLQHRILNTEKAQRMAEFFSLLGDPNRLRILSLLAAQELCVCDLAAALDMSESAVSHQLRTLRTMRLVSYRKQGRNVFYHLEDSHVLNLYQSVTEHLDEIAD, encoded by the coding sequence ATGTCATCAACCAATACTGCCAATTCAGTATTAAAGAACTCTACCCAGGATGAAGCGCTTAAGTGTCATCCACCACATCCAGTTGATGTAGATAGCGTACATTGTCTGCAACATCGAATTCTCAATACTGAAAAAGCGCAGCGAATGGCAGAGTTTTTTAGCTTGCTCGGAGACCCTAACCGACTGCGAATTTTGTCACTTTTAGCCGCACAAGAACTTTGCGTATGTGACTTAGCAGCAGCTCTAGACATGAGCGAATCAGCAGTTTCGCATCAACTGCGTACTCTCAGAACAATGCGCTTAGTCAGCTACCGCAAGCAAGGACGCAACGTATTTTACCATCTTGAAGATAGCCACGTGCTGAATCTTTATCAGTCAGTTACCGAACATCTCGATGAGATCGCAGACTAG